Within Winogradskyella helgolandensis, the genomic segment TCATGCCCTTGGGGGAATTTCATTTACCATACATGAAGGTGAGTTTGTTACCATCATGGGTTCTAGTGGATCGGGAAAAAGTACGATGCTGAATATTCTAGGATGCTTAGATCAACCGACATCTGGACTGTATGAAATTGATGGAGTTAGTGTAAAAGATTTAAGTCGTAATCAGCTGGCAACCATAAGAAATGAAAAGATTGGGTTTATTTTTCAATCTTACAACTTATTAGCGAGAACATCAGCGATTGAGAACGTAGAATTACCCTTATTATATAATAGCAAAGTAACTTCTGAAGAGCGAAGGGAGCGAGCAATCAAAGCCTTAGAAATGGTTGGTTTAGGTGACAGATTGCATCACACACCTTCGCAACTTTCAGGAGGACAA encodes:
- a CDS encoding ABC transporter ATP-binding protein; translation: MSKEIIKIEDLKREFTMGTETVHALGGISFTIHEGEFVTIMGSSGSGKSTMLNILGCLDQPTSGLYEIDGVSVKDLSRNQLATIRNEKIGFIFQSYNLLARTSAIENVELPLLYNSKVTSEERRERAIKALEMVGLGDRLHHTPSQLSGGQQQRVAIARSLVNNPVMILADEATGNLDTRTSYEIMSLFQELNKKGITITFVTHEPDIATFSSRTIVLKDGSIMQDYKNHKVQSAVEELAKLPKQDD